The Nitrososphaerota archaeon genome includes a window with the following:
- a CDS encoding dihydrodipicolinate synthase family protein has translation MARSASKVKGLFTALLTPFDDEGRVDTDRLSKLVRFQLSNGADGIFPCGSTGLGPMLTVEERKSVAEAVIATARKKVPVVVQVGAADTASAVELAKHAEDAGAYAVASLTPYYYRPGDRAVAKHFEALAQAVDMPVLAYNIPQLTGNNLQAKTVAELAKRGIISGLKDSSRDFLHLLELMDAVPDRFPVMNGTEEYGLFAINSGASGLVSGGACALPELLASMFSAVRKGDHAAALAAQNQVRAFKGLVKQNQISAYYEILRARGMDCGSPRRPLLPLDKVEAKRITDGLRALGLL, from the coding sequence TTGGCCAGGTCAGCCTCCAAGGTCAAGGGCCTCTTCACGGCGCTTCTGACCCCATTCGACGACGAAGGGCGGGTGGACACGGACCGCTTGTCGAAGCTGGTCCGCTTCCAGCTGTCGAATGGGGCCGACGGGATCTTCCCCTGCGGGAGCACGGGGCTCGGTCCGATGCTCACGGTCGAGGAGAGGAAGTCGGTGGCCGAGGCGGTCATAGCCACAGCGCGCAAGAAGGTCCCGGTCGTGGTCCAGGTCGGGGCAGCAGACACCGCGTCAGCGGTCGAGTTGGCGAAGCACGCCGAAGACGCCGGGGCATACGCCGTGGCAAGTCTGACCCCCTACTACTACAGGCCCGGAGACCGGGCCGTGGCGAAGCACTTCGAGGCGCTCGCCCAGGCTGTGGATATGCCCGTCCTGGCCTACAACATACCTCAGTTGACCGGCAACAACCTCCAGGCGAAGACGGTCGCAGAGCTGGCAAAGAGAGGTATCATCTCGGGGCTCAAGGACTCTTCGCGGGACTTCCTGCACCTCCTGGAGCTGATGGACGCGGTCCCGGACCGCTTCCCTGTGATGAACGGGACCGAGGAGTATGGGCTCTTCGCGATCAACTCAGGCGCCTCCGGCCTGGTTTCGGGGGGAGCCTGCGCCCTCCCCGAGCTCCTCGCGTCGATGTTCTCGGCGGTGAGGAAGGGAGACCACGCCGCGGCCCTGGCCGCACAGAACCAGGTCCGGGCGTTCAAGGGACTGGTGAAACAGAATCAGATCTCGGCCTACTACGAAATACTCAGAGCGCGTGGGATGGACTGCGGGT